A window of Fusarium oxysporum Fo47 chromosome II, complete sequence genomic DNA:
GCGAGCATTATCTGTCGCGTCTGTGGCAACGCTGGTCATATGGCGCGCGATTGTCCTGACCGACAGCGTGGTGCTAGCTGGCGCAACAACGATGCTGGCGCTCGCCCTGCTGGTCGTATCGGTGGCGGAGATGATGTTGACCGTGAATACGAGGTAAGAAAACCGCTATTTCTCCTACTTATACAATACTAACACACATTAGCAACTCATGCAAGAGCTTGGTGGAGGGTCTTCTGGAGCTCCTGCGCGTATCGAGGCCGGCCCTGGCGCTCAGAACAACGGAGACGCGAAGCCTTGGCAACGAGGTCCAACTGGTGGTCCTGCACCATGGCGCAGCCGCAACCAGGATTCTAACGAAGGTGGATCGGCAGCTCCCTGGGCTAGAGATCGCGGTGGTCGCAACGAAGATCATCACGCCGGTAACAGTGGTGATAGCTACTACGGACAAGCTTACGCAGGTGCCTCAGGTGCCGCTGCTCCATGGGCGCAACAGGCTCCTGGAACTCAGGGTGGGTATGCTGGTTATCCTGGCTACGGTGCCTACGGTGCTGCTCCCGGAATGGGAGCTCCCCCTGGTCTTGGTGCTCCTGGCAGTgcacctcctcctcctcctggtGCTCCCCCAGGCCTTGGAGACATTAACGCCTTCATTCAGCAGTATGCCGGCGCTgcaccacctcctcctccgccttcTGGAGATGCCCCGCCACCACCTCCCAGTGATCagcctccacctcctccacctcctgGTGCTTAAATGAGCAGACTAACGAGGCTTTTTGGTTCTGAGGCTTTCTGACACAGCTTTAAACATCGACTATAGTTTAAGAATCATTATATAACCGGACACCGACAACGGAGGATAAGCGATCGTTTCTAACGTGGCAGCAAACTAACCACTGACTGCAAAATGAGACTACGTTTCATTGCTTCATATCAACGAGCTTTGATGTTCAGCTTGTGTTTTGCGAGATAAATCATTAAAGCAAGGAACTAATCGCGTAGGCAAATTGTACTTGATAATTGAGTCGTTTTAGTTATGATCTGTCTCTCCTATCACTGTGATCTTGCTGAAGGAGTCTCCAATTGTGAAATGCCCTGTTTATGCACGTAAACTCATTTAATGCAGCTCATACATGCGTAGACCCCGCATTGCAGTGGTTCTGGCGTCATTGTACGTATCTTTTTTTCTACCGGAACAGGGAGCTTGGGCCATGTGACAAGGGAATGGAAGCAACGCAATCAGCAACAGTTGCCTCACCTTGGCTCATCAAGTTCTACAAACTTCATCTCAATTTAGTACTCGACGATATTTCAGTTTTTGGTGCACTCGAGAGAGGTGACTACGACGCCTTGAGGAAGTCGCGTTCTTGAGGTGTCTTGTGCAGTGCCTTCTTGTTTCATTTTCATGACGAGGGTCATCTGATCTAACTAGATCCCTCTTCCGTCTCGTACTCTCCCTCAACTGCCTTGTCTTATCTTCCATCTTCTTAGCTCTTTTCCTCGTGATTCTCAGCCTTTGCACTACTACGCGCTGATTCGAGACCTGACCATGATCCTACAACTTTAATCGTCATATACTTTTCACCTATACTTTTTTTCCACTCCGCGACGCACTGACGTGAGCGCGTCACCTAGGATTACCTCAGCTTCAATTCAAACCAAatcatcatctcatcatgagGGCTAAGAATCCTCTTGCCTTCCGGCCAGGGCCTGTGTCGTTCTGGACGACTGCTATATATCTCGCTCTTTTTATTCCTCTTATTTGGGTCCACGAAACTGTTCCTTCAGCTCCGGCTGATCGATCCCTGTATCAGGGTCTCAACTTGACCGAGGCATGGCTCGATTTACAGACCATTACTCGCGCCTATCACCCCTACAACAGTCACGAAAATGACCGAGTACGCGAGTTCCTCATTAACCGCACCAAGGAGATTCTCGATCGCAATGACATGTCGTATACTACCGAAACGATTGGTGGTGTAGAATGGCACTCGAGGTCAGTCCCAGTCGCGCTCTCACGCGCATATCGTTAACATGAGTAGAACATCTTCTATGGCGAATCAAGATTCGCTGGTCTCAGCCCAGGATAAGCCTCGTGGAGCAACTCTCTTCGATGACAGGACTTCCAACGTTTCCTGGACTTACAACACTGCTCGGCGCATGGGCTCCAACATTTCCAAAGGAACATGGTTGGGACAGTACTTTGAGGGCAACAACTACTATGTCTACATCCACGGCAAAGACGATCCCGAGGGTGAATGGTGGCGTGATGAATCCAAGTACAAGAAGTTCCGTGGCCAGGGCGGTGTTCTTGTCAACTGCCACTTTGATTCGTACGTGAAAACAAGATGTTGCATTTCTTTAACTGACAATGTTTCAGCGTTTCCACCGGTTATGGTGCCACCGACGATGGTATGTCCTGCGTGTCGATGCTGCAGCTTTTGAGTTACTTCACACTCAAAGGACGCCAACCCAAGAACGGTATtgttctcctcttcaacaacgcCGAAGAGGATGGGCTTCTTGGCGCCAGAGCCTTTGGTTACAGCCccttattactatttattCACACATTCGTCAACCTTGAAggcgctggagctggaggccGTGCGCTACTTTTCCGTACCACTGACTTGCAGGCTGCAAAGGCCTACTCCAAGAGCCCTCATCCGCTGGGATCCGTCGTTGCTGCCAATGCTTTCGAGAGAGGTGTGATCAAGAGCGCAACCGATTACGAGATCTTTGCAGATGCCTACGGACAAAGAGGACTTGACATTGCTTTCTATGAGCCTCGCGCTCGGTACCATACCAACCAGGACGATACACGGCACACATCTGTTAACAGCATTTGGCACATGCTCTCAGCTGCTCTCGCGTCGACTGAGCACCTGTCGAAGACGACTGgcaccatcttcaacggTGACCGCTCCGATGGCAACTCTGATCTTGCTCAGAACGGAAAGCAAGCCGAGGGTGTCTGGTTCGATATCTTTGGCACTGCGTGGGCCGTGTTCGCGCTTAGAGGGCTCTTTGCATGGTCTCTAACACTTCTTGTCGCCACGCCACTGATCCTAATTGCCTTTACGTACATCCTGGCTCGCAAGGATAAATACTACTTCTTTGCAAGAGATATCAAGATGCATCATGACATTAACGATGATCCAGTTGTGTTGGGCGGCTGGAAGGGGTTCTTCCGCTTTCCATTCGCCCTTGCTTTTGCTGGAGCACTAACTATTGCATCTACTCTTCTGATTGCTAAGTTCAATCCGTTGATTATTTACAGCAGTGGATACGCTGTGTAAGTGGCTTTTCCTGTTGGGATATCAGAAGCTAATATCTTTCAGGTGGTCTATGACTCTCTCTATCTTTTACTTCTCGTTTTGGCTCATCATGCGTGGAGCCAGCTTTGTTCGCCCCAGTGCACTTCATCGAGGCTTTGTTCTGATGTGGCTCTTTGCCCTCGGTTGGGGTGTACAAGTTGTGTGTGCTGTGGCAGAGGACCGTATGCATATTGGTGCTCTTTATGCAACCGTTTTCTTCCAATCGGCCATTTTCCTTGCCCTGTTCATTTCTCTTTTGGAGCAGTTCGCGTTGCTTGGAAAGCATGACTTTGCCATGCAGCTTCACGACGCTCATCAGGCGCGAGATGTGTCTAGCCGCGATGAGCATGAATCGAGACCCCAGACAGAGAGTGAACCTGCTCGTGCTGAGGcggaggatgacgaggacggATCTGAGGATGCTACCGAGACTACGCCGCTTAGAGCCGGTGAATCAGGATATGGGTCCAACGCCCCGACCTCGTTTGCCAACACATACCGCCGTTCGGTTGCTGAAAACTCGCCCTCTCCGCCTAGTATGCGACGATACCAGCCTTTCGAGCATGAGCAGAGCTGGTCTGGACGCCTTCCTACGTGGACTTGGATTCTCCAGTTCCTCTTTCTGGCTCCCGTACCTGTGATCCTGTTTGGAAACATTGGCCTGGTGGTGATGTCTGCTACCCAGATGACAGGTACTGATGGGGGTAGCCTCCTTGTTCCCGTCCTGTCATTGGGCATTTTGAGCATCTTCCTGTTGCTCCCGCTCACGCCTTTCATCCACCGTGTTACTCACCATATTCCGCTGTTCCTCTTTTGTGTTTTCGCCGGCACCTTCATCTACAACCTGGTCGCATTCCCGTTTTCCGATAGTAACCGTTTCAAGTTTTACTTCCAACAAGTCATCGACTTGGATAACGGCACCAACACGGTCTCCATCGTAGGAATTGAGGAGTATGCGCGATCTGTCATCAGCACCCTACCGAGCACTTTGGGTCAGGAGATCAAGTGCCAGCCAGCTGTTGGGCGTGATCTATCAGATTGCCAATACGATGCCTCGTCATTGACGCCCAGACTGTACAGGAATAAAACTCCGGATGATTTGATCTCAGTTGAGACGATATATGGCAGCGACGGAACCAAAGCACGACTTCGAATCGATGCCATTGACTCGAGGCTTTGCTATGTTCGCACATCACGACCCATCTATGGATTCGCCGTGGATGGTGCAAGCTCACGAGATCCTCGTTTTGGAAAGTTCCCTTCAGAGGGTTTCAGCAGCGTCCAGCTCTGGCGCCGCGATCGAGATCGACCCTGGACATTAAACTTGTATCTGAATGAGCGAAATGCTCTTTCTGCGCTGGAGGACGCGACTCAGAAGGATATCGATTCACAGGGAGACCACGAATTAAGAGTGCGGCCAGCGGAACAAGCAGCTGATCGTCTCGAAGTCACTGTCAGTTGTGCTTACAGTGATGCTAACACGCCTGGAACGATCCCAGCGCTTGAcgagcttctcaagttcATGCCGACTTGGGCGGCAGTTACCAAGAAGAACGTGGGACTTGTAGAAGTTCGCAAGACTCACAAAGTTTGAGGTAGGATAGATAGTACACGAGCATGACCGGAACCTGCAAGAATTGGCTGAAGCATTTCTAGAGTCGCTCTTGAGTATGGTTTCAAGGCATGGTGCTAGCCATGGGTTGGAGTTTGGGATTGGTTTGATGCATTGGTTTGGCTTGGCCTACTGTTTAATGATTGAGTAACCTGAGTGCCGTAACGAATATGACTGTCGAATATGCTTAATGGTATGAAGGATGTATGAGTGAAACTTGATGCAACAATACCACGATAAACATTATTTGACACCCAACTTAGGGCCGGTTACCTAAACTAGAAGTCATTTCTAGATATAAATGTATGAATTAAACACCAGTCAGTCCAACGCTGTGGATAGGTATTTATGTTGCCAAGTTTCGTTATCTGACTACCGGGTAGCTCGGGTTGGTCGAAAACTCCGCTGATAGATTTCGTCATCCCTTATCTCTATTATCACAGCTTCACTTCAACATTTACCAAACTCAGCAACATACAATGGCACCTCAAATATGGCTGCCTTCAGAGCGCTCTGGAGGAGCTCCAAAAAAAGCACTCATTCACTATATCTGTGGTAACCCGGGCCTCATTGAATACTACACCGACTTCCTCAGCCATGTACGCGGGCTTTTGGACAAGATCGAAACGGACACTGCTTATGACATCTACGGCACAAACTTGCTCGGCTTCAGCGACGACGACCATGAGCCTTTCAATTCAAAAAACAAACCTTGGGATCTGGAGGGTCAGATTGAGGGTATGTACGACATCGTTGCGGCTAAAGGAAAAGGTTACGACTTTGTGATTCTCATGGGCCATTCTGTCGGGTCATTTATCACTGTTGAGATCTTCCATCGCCATATGAAGAATCCGGAGAGAGCACCGCATCTGAAGCTTCGACATGGATTCCTGATATGTCCAACGCTTACGCACCTCGCTCGATCATCTAATGGTGTACAATTCGAGTTATTGCGTCGTTTCATTCCCTTCCTCGACACTGCAGCTTGTTTACTCGCACgtcttctccttggtcttctgAGTGTCGCAAGCGTGACATGGATCGTTCAACGTCTTCTGGGCTTTACGCCTGCGAGCGCAGACATCACTGCACGATGGTTGAAGAGCAGAGATGGCGTGTTGCAGGCAGTTCATCTGGGATTGACGGAGCTGGAGATGATAACTGAGGAGAAATGGAACGATGATCTATGGGATGCGactggagaagagaatggagtACCGAAATTCTTCTTGTTCTATGCCAAGAAAGATCACTGGATTCATGATGCCGAGAGGGAGGGCATcgtggagaagagaggaggTAAAGCGAGGATTGTGCAGGATAAAGGGGATATTCCTCACGCTTTTTGCACGAGAGAGGGTAAGTTGACGATTGAAACACTTGCGGCGGTTGCTAACAAGTTAAGACGCAAGCTTAGAAGTTGCAAGAAGAGTCTGCGGTTGGATCGAAGAGATcgaagcagccaagaagtGAAACGAGGTGAAACAAACTTGGGTTAAGAATACGGGGCCCAGTCCTTTGTTCAAGGGCCTTTTGACAAACAATAATAGACGTGTACAGTGAGCATTGGCCCATAACTGAACATCACGAAGCTGACCCCAAAGACTAGACAAGTTTGCCACAAACTTATGCATAATAGAAATGATTTCCATTGGATCTCGATCGAAACTATATTATCAACCACATAATGAATGGTTGGCCTTGTCTATTTACGGCGTGACATCGCTTGCTGCACTCCCCGCATGAGGCCGCGTAAGGTTTTCGGGCCCCGGTGCTACCAGAAACGGCGACAGACGTCGACCACTTTTACTTGGAGATGACTAGTCATGTTTTTGCTTGGGCTACTTCTAGAAGGTGAGTGTTTACTCGGATGATGAGGATTGTGATCACGACTTGGGTGGTATGATTCTGACTGTCTCAGTTTGTTGATTCATGACTTTCGTTTCACAGTTTTGAATTCACGATCAATTGAGGGTAGAGAAATGAGACAAGTGTCACTGGTATATTTGCTATATTCTGGTGGTTCAAGACCATTAATTATTAACCCGTGATATCAATCACAAATCCGAATCCAATTCCCATGTACACATATCccattcctcctcatcacttTCCTTTCAACTCGTAACAATGCCTCTTATCTCAATGTGCAGACTGAGTAGTCTTTTCACAATGAGGAAAATTGGCGTCTCATAATTGACTCCATTTACAGAGCAAGGGCCATGAGGGcagccatggccatggcgcCGAGACCCTTGAGGCCAGCAGCGCTGTTCTCGCCGACGCCTGAGGGAGCGGGAGTGCTGGTGGCACTGCCGGCAGCCTCGGACTTGGTGGTGGGAGTCTCGATGACGGGGGGAACAGCGGTGGTCTTGCTCTCAACGACAGGAGGGACAGTGGTAGTCTCGACGGCGGTGGTCTCAACAGCAGTGGTCTCGACGGCAACGGCGCTGGTGGTGACGACAACCTTGGTGGAGGTCTCGGCCTTGGTGGTGTCAGCCTTGGAGGACCCCTCGGAGCCGCTGCCGGCCTCGGGGTTGTCGCAGAGCTTCTCAGTAGCGGGGAGAACCTCGTCTGAGATGAGTCAGTATATGTCTTATCAGGTATTGGTGATTTGAAACTTACTGATGGCAACGTCGGAACCACACTTGGTGATCACACAAGAGGTAGCGGCGCTTCGGACATCGTCGAAGTTCTTGCAGACGCAGGTGAGATCGGTCTTGTCACACTTGGTCTTGCTGGCGATGGCATCGTCAAGGCAAGGAATAGCGCACTTGGGAACGTCGCCGAGGGACTGAGCCGAGACGGCGGCGGCGAGGGCAGCAATAGCGAAAGAGTACTTCATTTTGAaggttgttcttggttgTCTTTAAGTTGATAAACTTGTTGATATGCGAGAAGACACAACGAGTGTAGAGAGGcaaggctgatgctgatgctggatTGGTCCAATGGAAGCGagtggatgaggaggaaaagaaagaagaaagcttgagagatggatgagaagaggcTTTATGTATCTGAAGATTGGAAAGGGAATCAACAAGTCAACTCGACTTGGTTAGAGCGTCACGGTGCCGTTGCCCGTTAACCATTACAGGAAAGACCAGCCTCTTTTCCTGCAGACTTGCAGGtcaacttcttgttcttgattCTGATCCTCGTCCTTTCTGGAGTCTAGTGTGAGTGGACTCGAGGGGGTCGGGATACGCTGCGACGAGCCTGAAGCTGAAGTGGACGAATGGGAGGTTCAAAGAAGGACAGGGAACTCTTACCAGGAGGGGGGTGCTAGCCACGGGGGTTTCTATTCTCGCTGTGGTAACTAACTGAGGGCGTGTGAGAGCTTTTGTTATGCCGTTGTGAGAGCGGGGCGGGCTTCCGGATTCGATACACACGGCCGAATAGATCGACGAGGGGTGATGCCAAAGTCCGGGGGCGAGATGCGGAGATGGGTATAGCGCTAGGGCATGTGAAGTTCTCGGTTCTCTCTCAGACTCTTGAGAATGAACTTTTCGGAGATTGAGCTCGAAAAAGAACATGAACGAACTGTCTAGTTCATCAAAGCAGAAAAAAAGCTGGAGATTTCGATCCACCCCCGGATATTGGACAATGCTCCCCTTTTTTTCATTGAGATTTATTATTACGATCTCCGGGGTAAAAAAGCTTCAATACCTGGcattggagaagagaaaataTGTACTGTAACAGTTGCAGTGAGTTGACGCCATTAGGAGAATCCTTCAACGGGGActttggacttggacttggccAAGTCACATGCTGGACTACAAGGGTATCCGAGGGCCGATTGATGGGGGAGCTTGGAACTAGGCCCGACTTGAGCGGCAAAGCcgaagagaaagaggaggaactAAATAAaaagagggaaaagagaggcGAAGAAAACAGGTTTGATGGTGAGGCAACCATTATTCATTGCAAGGCAGGCAAAAAAAACTTGGGGATGGGACGCCAATGATGCAGGAACAAAAGATGCTAATGGGTTGACAGTTGTGACTAGAGTTGAGTTGATGGTAGGTCAATTGACTACTATAGTACCATTATTTGTAGTACAACTCTAAGATTTTGACATGCTTTGGTCTACTACTAGACAACAAATTGACCGCTAGTTCCTCTATCTTTGGCCAActttctcaaagtcaatgcctgatttctcttcctctccttaCTCATCAGAGCTTGACCTCAGTGCACGGTGTCCCAAACTCCCCCGCATCTCACATCGtacaccaccaccacctaCTAAAACACACACTCACACCCCTGTAGCCGGGAATAAAAGGGGACCCTGTCAGACTTGCAGGGATCTTGACCAACTGCCTTCCTACACTGGACAAATGCGCTCGAATTAACCGCTCTTTTCGACCGCCACGCCGAGGCTCACATGTGAGGCAAAGGAAGTGTCCGATTTTTCTAGCAGGCTCTACAGCACAGGAATAATTTACGTGCATTATGGAGGAGTGTTGCTGGGTACAGGAGGAGCTGAGCAAAGAATCTGGAGAAGATGTTGTTTAGCGGGATCTTCATACACGGGAGGGAATCGAATGGTCTGATCGTAATAATTGTGGACAATATCCGCTGTTGCCGACTTGGCGAACATGCATGAGAGACGAACCGTCGCGGTAGCATTTCCCATTAAAAATCATGAGATTCAAGATCTGATTAAACACATTGAACGTATGTAAGCTGAACTGATGAGGCGTGGATAAGTTATGTAGCACAAGAGATCTCAATCTTCATAATGCACTTATACATCGTCAACTATATGCCCACCTCCTGCACCATGAGACGACGGTGACGACCGACACCACACCCTCAATGAGCGGTTGTGCGGCGTAGCCAGTGAGTTTTCCAGGGGCAGACGAGGTTTTTGCAGCGATTAAAATAGCTGTATGCAACCATCTCAGCTCGGGTTTGCATGCCCACATACTCTACATGTCGTGTTGGTTGGTAGATCTGCCTTGGTTGGTGAATTTTTTGAGACACGGCGAATCTCCGTTAATAAATGTAAGGAGAAGGCTGAGCTATAACTTGACTTTTGAGTTTCAAAGGATTCTGTAGACCGAGGCTGAAAGGCCAATTGAAGCATATGAAGTTTCCTCCCTCACGCTGAAGTTGACTGTTCCTGAGAGTAAGGtaatcatcaccaacatgcACGGGGAGTTCCCATCTTGCTTGATTCGCTAGAGGGTATTTACCACCAATCACCCTCGAACCCCTGCATCTTGGTGGGGGGGGAAAGAGCTCAAAAACTTGGACAACGTCATTTCAACCCTTTCCAAGCTTCACTGAGGATTGGTTTCATGGAGAAGATAATCTACGTCGAATTTTGGAGGAGCCTTGATATTCGAGAATATGGGGATGAAACATGCTGTGACGCAAGGTAGGATTGGAGCACTTGGCTGACGGTGTTGGAGATGATTTACAAGTTTTGGAGATTTCATGCAGGAACTCATGATGAGAATTGTTGGCATGCACCCCGATTCTTGGGTTGGATGAATCTAGTTGAGATCTATCTGCAATGAACCGGCAAACTTGCTTGCTGATGCTATACACCAAGGGATCTAAGTTCTATacctccagctcttcaactctcaCGCAATGCCCACAACACCATTTTACTCCCATCGTTCATAATCAGGAAAATACCTCTCATGAATCCTCTCCGCATACTC
This region includes:
- a CDS encoding uncharacterized protein (uncharacterized conserved protein-domain containing protein), whose amino-acid sequence is MAPQIWLPSERSGGAPKKALIHYICGNPGLIEYYTDFLSHVRGLLDKIETDTAYDIYGTNLLGFSDDDHEPFNSKNKPWDLEGQIEGMYDIVAAKGKGYDFVILMGHSVGSFITVEIFHRHMKNPERAPHLKLRHGFLICPTLTHLARSSNGVQFELLRRFIPFLDTAACLLARLLLGLLSVASVTWIVQRLLGFTPASADITARWLKSRDGVLQAVHLGLTELEMITEEKWNDDLWDATGEENGVPKFFLFYAKKDHWIHDAEREGIVEKRGGKARIVQDKGDIPHAFCTREDASLEVARRVCGWIEEIEAAKK